Within Eggerthella sp. YY7918, the genomic segment GCTCGAGGAAATCACCGGCAAAACGTGGGACGAAGAGCGCTTCCAAGAGGTGTGCGACGTCTCCGTGGCTTCGTCCAAGGCGTGGTTGGAAGCCACCTCTTACGTGCAGTACGATCCCTCGCCGATGAACGGCTTCGACCTGTTCAACCATATGGCCGTTGCCACCACGGCGCGCCCGAAGAAGGAAGCCCTCGCCGCGTTCAATTACCTCATCGACGAGTGCAAGACGTTCGTCAAGATCAACAAGTCAACATTCAAGCCCGACGAGAAGTACCGCATCCTCTACGAGGGCATCGCGGTGTGGCCCTACCTCAAAGCCACAGCGGGTCCGCTCATCATGCAGGGCGTCAACGTGACGGGTTGCGTGTACTGCCCGGCATTCTCTGGCGTCTATGACGATATGGACGGCCTGATGAAGGCGATGACCGACGTGCCGAATTGCCAGAATCTCGAGCGTGCCACCGAGGCGCGCAAGAAGCTGTGCAAGGACGGCAAGTGCGAAGGCGCGCTCGTCCACATCAACCGCTCTTGCAAGATGTGGTCAGGCTTCATGCCTGAAATGGGTCGTCGTATCTCGCGCGATCTGGATATTCCGGTCGTGCTGTTCGACGGCGACCAGTCCGACCCGCGCAACTTCAGTGCGGCGCAGTATCAGACGCGCCTGCAGGGCCTCATTGAGGTCATGGACAACAACAAGAAGGGGGAATAAGCCATGGCAGACGTCAAGGAGTTGCTGGCGACGTTCGCCGAGGTCGCCCAGAATCCGTCCGCCCAGGTGGACAAGTACATCGCGGAGGGCCGTCGCATCATCGGCGTAGGTCCCTACTATGTGCCCGAAGAGCTGGTTGATGCGGGCGGCGGCGTGCCGTTCGGCGTGTGGGGCATGGTGGGCCCGACCGTTGAGGCCAAGAAGTACTTCCCGCCGTTCTATTGCTCCATCTGCCAGATGACGCTGGAGATGGGTCTGACCGGCAAGCTCGACAAGCTTTCCGGCATGATGATCACCGGCCTGTGCGACAACCTGCGTCCGTTCTCGCAGAACTGGAGCGCCGGCGTGGGTTCGAAGATCCCGATGATCTTCGTCTCCCAGCCTCAGAATCGCTTCATCCCGGCCGGTCGCGAATATGCGGTGGATTCCTATACGGAAGTCAAGCGCAAGGTGGAGGAATGCCTCGGCACCATTCTCGATGACGAAGCAATTATGGCTTCCATCAAGCTGTACAACGAATGGCGTGCCGCGATGCGCGAATTCGTGAAACTTGCCGGCCAGCATCCGGCCGAGGTTTCCGTCATTGATCGCGTGCAGGTGATCAACGCAGGCTACTACCTGCGCAAGGCCGATCATCTGCCTCTCATCAAGCAGCTGAACGCTGCGCTGGCTGCGCTGCCATCGAGCCTTGCGGGCTACCACCCGGTCGTGCTCTCCGGCATCTATGAGGACATTCCCGCTATCAGCGAGATTTTGCAGGAGAACAAGTACGCCATCGTGGCGGACGATTTGGCCAAAGAGTCCCGTGCCTTCGCGATGCAGGTGCCCGAGGAAGGCGACCCCATCGAAGCGCTGGCCGACGGCTGGTGCGCTCTTCGAAACGATTCGGTGCTCTACGATCCGAACAAGGACCACTGCCGCAGCGTTGCAGCGCTGGCCAAGGAAAGCGGCGCACAGGGCGTAGTGCTTCTGCTTGCGAAGTTCTGCGATCCCGAGGAGTACGACGAGCCCATCACCAAGCGCGAGTGCAAGGAAGCCGGCGTGCCTATCGTGGCGATCGAAATCGACCAGTCCACGGAAACCTACGAGCAGGCGCGTACGCAGCTTGAAACGTTCGCTGAGCTTATCGGCTAGATTCGAAAACGCCCTTCCGTCGCTGCGGCGGCGGAAGGGTCCAAGAGCGACAGGCAGCTCGTCAATAAAAGGGGAGTTTGCAAGCAGAGGGCGCAAGCGGCGCGATAGGAGCCGGTCACCCTTGCCATTCGCAATAATCGCACTGTTCCAAAGGAGGATTCGCCATGGCTGAAACGTGGTGCATGGGGGTTGATGCGGGTTCGACCGCGTCGAAATGCGTGGTCGTCGACGCGAACGGCGACATCGCCGCCACAGGGCTTTACGGCGCGGGGGCAGGCACTGTGGGGCCGCAGCGCGCCATGGAATCCGCCTTGTCCGAGCTCGGTCTTGCTGCCGACGACGTCGCGTGCTCGTGCGCGACCGGGTACGGCCGACATTTGATGGAAAGCTTCGATATGCAGATGTCCGAGCTTTCTTGCCACGCGAAGGGTGCGGCCAAGCTGTTTCCCGGCGTGCGCACCATCGTGGATATCGGCGGCCAAGATGCCAAGGTGCTCTGCGTTAGCGAGAGCGGGATGCTCGAAAGCTTTGTGATGAACGACAAATGCGCTGCGGGCACGGGACGGTTCTTGGATGTGATGGCTTCCATTTTCGAATGTACGGTGTCCGATCTTTCCACGTACGACGCACAGGCAAACGAGGTGCTTCCCATCTCGTCCACCTGTACGGTGTTCGCCGAGTCGGAGGTCATTTCAAAACTTTCGCAAGGGTTGCCCATTCCCGACATCGTCGCCGGCATTCATACCTCGGTTGTCGAGCGCACCTACGGACTCATGCGCCGTGCGGGCATTCAGCCCCTCATCGCTATGACCGGTGGCGTTGCTCTCAACGAAGGTCTGCGCAATCGCCTTGCTGAACGCGCAGGGCATCAGATACTCACCTCGCCGCTCGCCCAGTTCAACGGGGCGTTCGGAGCGGCGCTCTACGCTCGCGAGAAGCTTGCGCGGGCTTGAAAGACGCGGATAGCCTGCGGCGGTCCGTGCCTTGTCCGTCGCCGGTTCCGAAGGGAAAAGCGGTCGCTTCACCGGGAAGCAGGCCGTTCGTATTCACGTACTTCGCGTGCAAGCGGGAGCTTTGCGCGAAGACAACAAGGAGGAAACCATGGCAGAAGAGAAAAAAGAAGGAACGTTAGGGCAGCTACTTATCTTGGCCACCATTCTGGGTATCGCCCTGCCGCTGTGCAACACCGTTGCAGTGCTGCTGGGGCTGGCAGGCGAGAATCCGATGATGACGTTGTGGCCGGGGTATCTGCCGCTGCTCCTATTCATGATTGGCCAGGAGCACACGTTCCGCGACTTTCTTAATATCGTGGCGAGCGGTTTGGTGGGCATCGTGACGGCTGTTGTCAGCCTGCTGCTCATCCATGTTTGCTCGGGTGTTATGCCAGAGCTGGCTGCAATGTTTGTTGGTACGTTCGTATGCATCTTTGTGTTCTCCATCTTCAAGGAGATCCTACCCACGTTCTTCAATAACTACGGCTTTTTGTACTTCCTCGTCTCGTCCACCATCCTTGCTTCTAACTTCGATTTCAGCCTTGCGCTGACCTGGGGCGCTTCGACCATCATCACCACCGCGGTGTACACGACGGTCACGTTCGGCGCCATCGCGCTCATCCTCAAGGTCAAGGCTATGGCCATGATGATGAAGAAGAAGGAAGACCTGACCGAAGCAGAGCTGCAGGCTGTTTTGGAGGCGGCGGGCCAGTAAGTGGTCTTGCGGCTGTGACGGGCCGCTCCGCTTTATCCTGCGACTGCGTGCGGCCGCCCCGGCTGCTCGGCGCTTGAGGCGGGGCGGCACGAAAACAGCGAAAACCGCTGCGCAAGCGTCATCCGGCATAGGGCGATGCACGGCATCGCCCCCACGGCCCGCAGTAAAGGGGCCTAATAAAGGAGGTTATTCATGGATTTCGGTTTGACTGACGAGCAAGGTCTGCTTGTCGATAGCGTGCGCGAGATGATGGCGCGCGGCAACTATGATTCGTATTTCCGCGAGTGCGACGACGAGGGCGTCCTGCCCCAGAAGGCCATCGACGACGCGGTGGAACTGGGCTTCGCCGCTCTGGGCATTCCGGAGGAACTGGGCGGCACGCCCTGCGACGACATCACGAAGTTTCTCGTGGCCGAAGAAGCCATCGCGCTCGGTTGGCCGTCGCTGTGCTGGGTGAACCAGTCCCTCGAGGTCGACGATATCCTGTCGTTCGGCACGCCCGAGCAGCAGAAAGTCATTTGCGAACTGGGCCTCAAGGGCGTCAAGCCCTTCACGCTCGGTTTCTCCGAGCCCCAGGCCGGCTCCGACAGCTACGCCGCCACCACCACGGTTACCGAGCGTGACGGCAAGCTCTACATCAACGGCTGCAAGACGTTCAACACCGGCGCGAACTGTTCGCCCTACATGCTGTGCATCGTACGCGACTTCAAGAACGAGAACCCCACACGCGATTTCTCCATGTATCTCATGCGCATGGACCAGCCCGGCGTGAAGATGTCGCGGTTGAACAAGATCGGCAACAACATGATGCACACCTACGAGGTGTACATGGAGGATGTCGAAGTGACCCCGGACGACCTGGTGGGCAAGCCGGGTATGGGCTTCATCCAGCTGATGAAGAACTACGACGTCGAGCGTTTGATGAGCTGTGTGTACAACATCGGCATGGCCCGCTGCGCCTACGACCACGCCGCCAAGCATGCTGCAACGCGCATCCAGTTCGGCCAGACCATCGGTAAGTTCCAGCTCATTCAAGAGAAGATCACCGACATGGCCATCAAGATCGAGAACATGCAGAACATGTGCTACAAGGCGTTGTGGAAGCGCATGAACGGCCAGCCCATCAACATCGATGCTTCGCTTGCCAAGCGCTACACCGGCCAGGCTGCTTTCCAAGTGATCGACGACGCGATGCAGGTCATGGGTGGCATCGGCTACTGCGACGACTGTGTGGTGTCACGTCTGTGGCGTGACCAACGTGCCTACCGCATCATGGCCGGTACGGAGGAGATCATGGTGCACACGGCCGGACGCGCGCTCATCAAGGCTGCGAACAAGTAGTCGGCGCACGGGTTGTCGAGCGATGCGCGACTTGGCTGTGCGCAAGCTCGTCCCATCGTACATGCGGGGTGCGCAACAGGTTGTGTGCGCACCCCGCTTCGGGCGGGCGTCGAAGTCGTACCGAACGGAAGCGCACGAGGTTTAGCGCAGGCCACGGAAGGGGACTATCCATGTTAAACGATGCTGTGAAGGGTTTTCTGTATCGAATCCTGAGGACGCCGGGCCGCGAGGCGATCTTCGATCGTGCGACCGGGAAGCGCTATACCTATTTCGAGTTGGGATGCCGAGGCGCAAAGCTTGCGAAATACCTGACCGACGACGTGGGCTTAAAGCAGGGCGAAGTCATCGCATTGTCCGCAGAGAACAACATCGCCTTCATCGATGCATTTTATGCAAGCCTTATGACGGGCGTTGTCATCACCACGTACAATGGGCGGCTGCGTCCCGACGATCTTGCGCCGCTCATCGCGCGAGAGCGTCCGCGCGTCGTGTTTGTCTCCGAGGGGCATCGTGAGAAGATCGAGGAGGCCTGCCGCCTTGCGGAAGTGTCGTGCGTGCAGGTGTCACTTGATGGGGATGGCGGCTCTCTTCGCTACGCCGACATTATGGGGGGCGAGATCGACGCGTGCAGTCTGCCCTCGCTTGACGCGTTCGCCAATTTTGATATCGAAGAGACTCAGCTGCTTGTGCATACCGGCGGCACCACCGGTCTGCCGAAGTCTGCCAAAATAAGTTTCCGTGCTGTTTTGTACAACGCGCTGTCAGAAATTCTGACGGTGGGCTTGACACAGCGCGACATTGGAATAACCTTTTTGCCGTTTTTCCATACGGTCGGCTGGAATGTGACGACGCTGCCGTCCCTTCTGGTGGGTGCGCGCGTGGTGCTCACCGATACGCTCGACCCTGGCGTATTGCTGGATCTTATCGCAAGCGAGCGACCCACGACTGGTTTGGCGCTTGAAGCAGTGTTTCGTCGTATGGCGGAACATCCCAACTTCGCTTCCACGGATTTTTCGTCCTATCGGCTGTTTGCGAACGGGGCGGGGCCCATCAGCAAATCGACGATGGAGCTGTATTGGAACCGCGGCGTAAAGCTGATCAACGCCTATGGCATGACCGAGACGGGGCCGAACAACTGCTTCTATCCCGACAGCGACGAATCGCTTGAAAGCATCAAGCAGCACGGCGACACCGTGGGTAAGCCGATGTGTTTTGCCGAGCTTAAAATCGTCGACGAACAGGGCCGCGAGGTGCCGATAGGCGTCGATGGGGAGCTGCTGTGGCGCGGGCCAATCACGTTTTCCGGCTATTGGGACGATCCGGCGGCCACCGCGGACATCATGGCCGAGGGCGGCTGGGTGCGCTCGGGCGATATCGGGCATCTCGACCGGATGGGGTACGTCCATTTGCAGGGGCGGCTCAAGAACATGATTGTCACCAACGGCGAAAACGTATTTCCCATCGAGATAGAAAATGCGCTGAAGGACTACCCCGGCGTGGACGAGTGCTGCGTGATAGGCGTACCCGATGCCGAGCGTGGCGAGGTCGCTAAAGCGCTCGTGTGCATGGAGGAAGGCGCGGCGTTCGACCGCGATGCGCTTGAACGGTTCGTGCGTGGTAAACTCTCGTCCATCAAGGTGCCGCAGTACTTCGTCGAGGTGAACGACTTTTCAAGGCGTGGTTTGAAGGTCGATCTCGCTGCGATCAGGAAGGTACACGGATTTGCGGGCGAGTAAGCTTCAGGAGGAATGGGTGAGGGACGAAGTCGAACGAGGCGAACAGGGAAGGCGGGGACGAGCGCATGGTTGAAGAGTTCACCATCGAGCGTGGAGGGATGACGCTGTTCTGCAAGCGGTTTGTGCCCGAGGGAGGGCCCGCCGTTCAAGAGTTGTTTGACATGTCGGAGCGTCCGCCGATGCTCATGATACACGGCGGTCTGGTGGACTGCGATTTCTTCGATGGCTCTGCCGCGATCCTTTCGCGTCTGTTCGACGTGGTGACGTTCGACCGGCGCGGTTACGGCAGAAGCGACGACCCGCCTTCGGGTGAATTCGACCTCACCGAGCAGGCAGAAGATGCCTTCGCGGTGGCATCGACTTGTTTCGACAAGCCATTCTCGCTGATCACCCATTCGGTTGGTGCATCCATCGGTCTTGCCCTTATGGCGCGTTATCCCGGCGCGGTGAGTCGTGCGCTCATTCACGAGCCGCTGGTGCCGGGGTGTCTGCCTCCCGATTCCGATCTGGCTGTGGCTGTGGCGAAGACGCGTGCGAAAACTCACCGTGCGTCTATCGGCTCTATCGGCGATGGGTTTTTGTTCGGTCTGGCGCCGAAGGATGACCGCGCTTACGAGCCGAGTGAGGGCGAACGTGCCCGTTCAGCCCGCAATACGTCGTGCAGCATCGTCAACGAGGGCGATCTATTCGTGCGATTCGAGCCTGATTATCAGGCGATCGCGCGGGTTCCCGCCGTCGTGGGTTTGGGCGAGCTGGGCCGATCCGCGCCTATCGGCATGATGGTGGAAACGTTCGCGTGCCGCGCGGGAATGCCCGTGGCTCATTTCCCCGGTGCTCACAACTGCCCCGCCGATCTTCCCTACGATTTCGCCTATATGACGACCGGCCTTTTTGCGACAGGTTGGTCGCCGTCAAGCTGCTGACGGAGAGGGGGCTCTTGTCCGCCGCGAACGTTCGCGCTCGCGGCGCTGCCCAGCCCCTATTCCTTCAAGTTGATGTTTTTCGTATCGGTGATGAGCATGCAGCCGGGCGCATGTGTGATGGCAAACGGCGGCTTGCTGTTCATAACGATGGACTGAGGCGTCACGCCGCAGGCCCAAAACACCGGTACCTCGCCGTCGTGAATCTCCACCGGATCGCCGAACTCGGGGTGCATGATGTCGCGCACGCCGATGGCGGCGGGGTCGCCAATGTGGATGGGTGCGCCGTGCACCTTGGGGATGGCGCCGGATATCTGCACCGCTTTCACCACTTGGTCATAGGGAATGGGCCGCATCGACATGACCATGTTGCCTGACATGCTTCCGGCAGGTACGCACGGCACTCCCGTCAGATACATGGGCACGTTGCAGCCCATGGTGTTGTGACGAATCTCAATGCCGGCCTCAATAAGTTCGCTTTCGAACGAGAACGAACACCCGATAACGAACGACACCAGGTCGTCTCGCCAGTAGTCCGCAACATTTTCGACCTCGGCCACCAGCTGACCATGCTCGTAGATGCGGTAACGCGGAAAGTCGGTAGCGATGTCGCAGTCGGTCGCGCAAATGGTGGCCTCGCGCGCACCGGTTTCGGTCACCTCAAGCAAGGGGCAAGGCTTAGGGTTGCGCTGGGCGAACAGCAGAAAGTCATAGGCCTGTTCACGTGGCAGTACGATAAGGTTCGCCTGCGCATATCCAGGACAAAGCCCGCTTGTCGGTGCAGCAAACTTTCCTGCGCGGATAAGCCTGCGCGCCTCCACCGGCGACGCCTCAAGCATCTGCGCCCACACTTCATCAGCAACGCCCTCAGGCTTAACAGGAACCGAAGTATTCGTCATAACACATCCCTACACTTCCCCTTTTAAGAACCGTTCGATGAAGCTCGTGTCGGCGAGGCCGGCAGCGAACGTCTCGTTTTCCATGATGGCATACTGGAAGTCCAAGTTGGTGTTCACTCCCACCACAACCATTTCCTCCAACGCGGTGCGCATCTTGGCGATAGCTTCGGTGCGGTCACGTCCATGGACAATCACTTTCGCAATCATGGAATCATAGTAGGGCGACACGCTGTACCCGTCATACGCGGCGGTGTCCACGCGCACGCCGTTGCCGCCGGGCAGATGCATCTGCGATATGGTGCCGGGCGAGGGCAAGAATCCGCGCTCGGGCTGTTCGGCGTTGATGCGGCACTCGATAGCGTAGCCGCGATAGGTGATATCGTCCTGCGTGAACGTCAACGGATCGCCTGCCGCCACCCGCACCATTTCCTGCACAAGATCGGTGCCGGTGACCATCTCGGTGACGGGATGTTCCACCTGAATGCGGGTATTCATTTCCATAAAGTAGTAATTCAGCTGGTCATCAAGGAGAAACTCAATCGTCCCAGCCGAGGTATAGCCAACGGCCTGGGCCGCGCGCACCGCTGCGTCAAGCATCTCGGCGCGCACCTGGTCAGTCAAGACCGGAGAGGGGCTTTCCTCGATCATCTTCTGGTGGTTGCGTTGCACCGAGCAATCGCGCTCGCCTAAGGCCACAACCGTGCCGTACGTGTCGGCGATGATCTGCACCTCCACATGACGAGGATTCATGACGCACCGCTCCAAATACATGGTGTTGTCGCCAAAGGCGCTCACGCTTTCGCGCTGGGCGATGGAAAACTGCTCGGCGAAATCATGCTCGTCGAAGCTTACCCGCATGCCCTTGCCGCCGCCGCCCGAGCTGGCCTTGATCATAATGGGCCAGCCAATTTCGCGGGCAATCGCCAGTGCTTCGTCGGGATGATGTACGGGATCCTTCGTGCCGGGAACCACGGGCACTCCCGCTTCCATCATGGTCTTGCGTGCTTGGCTTTTATTCCCCATGCGATCGATAACTTCGGGGGTTGGTCCAATGAACACAATGTCGTTCTCGCGGCAAAGCTTCGCAAACGTCGAATTCTCAGACAAAAACCCGTATCCCGGATGAATCGCCTGCGCGCCGGTGCCCCGTGCTGCCGCGAGGATGGCAGCAATATTGAGGTAGGAATCGCGCGCAGCGGGCGGGCCAATACACACGCTTTCGTCGGCTAGGTACACATGGAGCGAATGTTTGTCGGCCGTGGAATACACCGCCACCGTTTTGATGCCCATGGCACGACAGGCACGAATGATGCGAACGGCAATCTCGCCTCGGTTGGCGATGAGAATCTTCTCAAACATGATGCACCCTTACGCGTGTTCGCTGGTGGCGGTGGCAATGCGGAACAGGGGCTGATCGTATTCCACCTGGGTGCCATTGGCGGCCAGCACTTCCACAACCACGCCGGGAGCGGGGGTGGTAATCTCGTTCATCATCTTCATGGCTTCGACAATGGCCAGCGTCTGGCCCGACAACACTTCCTGGCCCACCTTGACGAACGGGTCTTCGTCGGGGCTTGGCGCCACGTAGAACATACCCACCATGGGGCTGCGTACGAGGATGGAGCTCTCGTCGGTGTCTTCGACGGCGGCAGCCTCATGGCTTTCGGTCTTGCCAGCCAGAAGAGCGCTGACACGGTCGGCCATAAGCGGCAGCGCGGTTGACGAGAGCGAGCCGTGGTTGCGCTCCAATTCGATTTTCGTCTCGCCGTCGGTCACGCGCAAGGCGGTAAGTTCGGCCTTGTCCATGATGGCGATCAGATCTTCGATGGCTTTGGTATCCATGGCGTTTCCTCGCATTCTTATTCGTGTCTGTGCGCTTCCGCGCCTAGGTCGTTTCGATTTCCGACGCGCTCAGTTCGGTTTGCGCGGTTGATCCACAGAGTGTCTGCTTGTGTGCGACGCGCTTGTTCCTTAAGGATGGGGGTCAAACGGCGCGCCGTTCTTCGCGGCGAGATGCCGTCGGCGCTTGGTCGGCGAACCTTCAAGGCCAACATTTCGAACTGCCGCGCCTCGGCACGGAGAAGGGTTTGCGCTTCCTGTACCGTAATAGGTTCGAATCGCACGACGCTACCGGGTGGGCGTTGCACGAGCTTCGGGATATCGACGGTGGCAACTGTTCCAATTTTTGCATAGCCGCCGGTCGTTTGCCGATCGGCCAACATGATAATGGGACGACCGTGCGATGGCACCTGAACAGCGCCGAAAGCAATACCGTCCGATATGATGTCCGAACCGTGCTTGGTCTCAATTTCCGGACCGTCCAGGCGGTAGCCCATGCGGTCGCACTTGGTAGTTGTACTGAAAGGCTGGCTATAGAACGTCTCAATGCCGGCCTCGGTAAACAGATCTTCCTGCGGTCCGGGTATTACCCGCACGGTGATTTCGTCGCGGTCAAAACCATAGAAAGCATCATCGACCTCAACGCGATGCGAGCCGAGATTGGGAAGAAAATCGAGGCTCTTGGTGGTGAACGGAAGGTAATCGCCCGGCGTGAGAGGGTGGCCTCGCCAGCCGCCGAATTCGCATTTCAGATTTGTCGAGCGGCTTCCCATGACTTCGGGCACATCCACGCTGCCGCCCGCGATAGCCAGATAGCCATAACATCCGGTGCGGGACGCCTTAAAGCGCAGAATAGAACCGCGTCGAACCATGAAAGCGGCATAGCGCGGCACGGGATTACCGTCGAGGGTGGGTGCGAAGTCCCCTCCCGTAATGGCGACAAAGGTGTTTGTCGTGAAGCGCAGCGTGGGGCCAGCAAGGGCGAACTCAAGCACCGGGGCATCGGGGTCGTTTTCCACCAGCAGGTTCGCAAGGTGCAGCGCGCGATGATCCATCACGCCGTTCGTTGAAAATCCGCTTCCCTGATAGCCGAAGCGGCCGTTGTCTTGAACGGTGGTGATAACACCCGGTTTCTTTACGACGAGTCCCATGTTACTCGCCTTCCACGAAAATGCCGTAGGAGTAGGTGCCCGCAGCCAGCTGTGCTTCGATGGCAGCGTACTCATCAGGCGTGATGGGCACGAAGCGCAAATATTCCCCAGCGGAATAGAGAATGGGTTCTTCTCGGTCGGGATCGTAGGGTTTAAGCGGGGTGCGGCCTATAATCTGCCAGCCGCCGGGAGAGGCGAGTGGGTAGATGCCAGTTTGCGCGCCGCCGATACCCACGCTTCCGGGCTCAATGCGCGTTCGCGGAGAGGCCAAACGCGGCGTGTGCAGGCGCTCGTCCAAGCCGCCTAGATAGGCAAAGCCGGGCAGAAAGCCCAGCATATCAATCAGATAGTCGCGCCCGGTATGAAGAGAAATGACTTCGTCTTCGGTTAAACCCGCATGTGTGGCTACGTTTTCCAGATCAGGACCGAATTCGCCGCCGTAGCACACGGGGATAGGCACAATTTTGCGCACGCTTAGATCGGCTTCGCCCACATCGCGCAACTTGCCGCGCAGTTTTGCCGCAAGTTCGTCAAACGTGATTACCAAGGGGTTGTAGTACACCATGAGCGAACAAAACGTGGGGACCAGTTCTGTAATGCCTTCGATAGGATCGGCGGTGAGGTTGTCTGCTGCCAGGCGAATTTTTGCGCTCGTCTCCGGCGAGATCGCCTGAGCGAACTCGAGGTTCAGCGCCGAGTCTCCGGCGATAGTGATGGTGAATCCCGCCATGCTCGTCCGTTCTTTGGATACCGTGTCGATGCCTTGAATACCGGCACGTCACTCTTCCCAGATAGACCACCCGGTTAGCCACTGCACGACTCGCACGTGTCGCACGTGCTGCTGATACTCGGTTTGTTCGCGCATCAATGCTACA encodes:
- a CDS encoding 2-hydroxyacyl-CoA dehydratase subunit D, producing the protein MSEEKAPAAAENTPPKHVPAVLVLGQLAEKMYQEAYEAKERGEKIGWCSSNFPPEIAETLGLHVVYPESQAAAISAKGGSLPLLEYAEGELGFSNDLCAYARINLAYANVGKCPNGERDMPLPDFVLGATSICETMMPWYEDLAYFLDIPMVFIDIPFNDGYDVDEKRIKYLKGQFEYAIKQLEEITGKTWDEERFQEVCDVSVASSKAWLEATSYVQYDPSPMNGFDLFNHMAVATTARPKKEALAAFNYLIDECKTFVKINKSTFKPDEKYRILYEGIAVWPYLKATAGPLIMQGVNVTGCVYCPAFSGVYDDMDGLMKAMTDVPNCQNLERATEARKKLCKDGKCEGALVHINRSCKMWSGFMPEMGRRISRDLDIPVVLFDGDQSDPRNFSAAQYQTRLQGLIEVMDNNKKGE
- a CDS encoding 2-hydroxyacyl-CoA dehydratase subunit D, producing MADVKELLATFAEVAQNPSAQVDKYIAEGRRIIGVGPYYVPEELVDAGGGVPFGVWGMVGPTVEAKKYFPPFYCSICQMTLEMGLTGKLDKLSGMMITGLCDNLRPFSQNWSAGVGSKIPMIFVSQPQNRFIPAGREYAVDSYTEVKRKVEECLGTILDDEAIMASIKLYNEWRAAMREFVKLAGQHPAEVSVIDRVQVINAGYYLRKADHLPLIKQLNAALAALPSSLAGYHPVVLSGIYEDIPAISEILQENKYAIVADDLAKESRAFAMQVPEEGDPIEALADGWCALRNDSVLYDPNKDHCRSVAALAKESGAQGVVLLLAKFCDPEEYDEPITKRECKEAGVPIVAIEIDQSTETYEQARTQLETFAELIG
- a CDS encoding acyl-CoA dehydratase activase, which encodes MAETWCMGVDAGSTASKCVVVDANGDIAATGLYGAGAGTVGPQRAMESALSELGLAADDVACSCATGYGRHLMESFDMQMSELSCHAKGAAKLFPGVRTIVDIGGQDAKVLCVSESGMLESFVMNDKCAAGTGRFLDVMASIFECTVSDLSTYDAQANEVLPISSTCTVFAESEVISKLSQGLPIPDIVAGIHTSVVERTYGLMRRAGIQPLIAMTGGVALNEGLRNRLAERAGHQILTSPLAQFNGAFGAALYAREKLARA
- a CDS encoding acyl-CoA dehydrogenase family protein, coding for MDFGLTDEQGLLVDSVREMMARGNYDSYFRECDDEGVLPQKAIDDAVELGFAALGIPEELGGTPCDDITKFLVAEEAIALGWPSLCWVNQSLEVDDILSFGTPEQQKVICELGLKGVKPFTLGFSEPQAGSDSYAATTTVTERDGKLYINGCKTFNTGANCSPYMLCIVRDFKNENPTRDFSMYLMRMDQPGVKMSRLNKIGNNMMHTYEVYMEDVEVTPDDLVGKPGMGFIQLMKNYDVERLMSCVYNIGMARCAYDHAAKHAATRIQFGQTIGKFQLIQEKITDMAIKIENMQNMCYKALWKRMNGQPINIDASLAKRYTGQAAFQVIDDAMQVMGGIGYCDDCVVSRLWRDQRAYRIMAGTEEIMVHTAGRALIKAANK
- a CDS encoding class I adenylate-forming enzyme family protein; translated protein: MLNDAVKGFLYRILRTPGREAIFDRATGKRYTYFELGCRGAKLAKYLTDDVGLKQGEVIALSAENNIAFIDAFYASLMTGVVITTYNGRLRPDDLAPLIARERPRVVFVSEGHREKIEEACRLAEVSCVQVSLDGDGGSLRYADIMGGEIDACSLPSLDAFANFDIEETQLLVHTGGTTGLPKSAKISFRAVLYNALSEILTVGLTQRDIGITFLPFFHTVGWNVTTLPSLLVGARVVLTDTLDPGVLLDLIASERPTTGLALEAVFRRMAEHPNFASTDFSSYRLFANGAGPISKSTMELYWNRGVKLINAYGMTETGPNNCFYPDSDESLESIKQHGDTVGKPMCFAELKIVDEQGREVPIGVDGELLWRGPITFSGYWDDPAATADIMAEGGWVRSGDIGHLDRMGYVHLQGRLKNMIVTNGENVFPIEIENALKDYPGVDECCVIGVPDAERGEVAKALVCMEEGAAFDRDALERFVRGKLSSIKVPQYFVEVNDFSRRGLKVDLAAIRKVHGFAGE
- a CDS encoding alpha/beta fold hydrolase, translated to MVEEFTIERGGMTLFCKRFVPEGGPAVQELFDMSERPPMLMIHGGLVDCDFFDGSAAILSRLFDVVTFDRRGYGRSDDPPSGEFDLTEQAEDAFAVASTCFDKPFSLITHSVGASIGLALMARYPGAVSRALIHEPLVPGCLPPDSDLAVAVAKTRAKTHRASIGSIGDGFLFGLAPKDDRAYEPSEGERARSARNTSCSIVNEGDLFVRFEPDYQAIARVPAVVGLGELGRSAPIGMMVETFACRAGMPVAHFPGAHNCPADLPYDFAYMTTGLFATGWSPSSC
- a CDS encoding putative hydro-lyase; this encodes MTNTSVPVKPEGVADEVWAQMLEASPVEARRLIRAGKFAAPTSGLCPGYAQANLIVLPREQAYDFLLFAQRNPKPCPLLEVTETGAREATICATDCDIATDFPRYRIYEHGQLVAEVENVADYWRDDLVSFVIGCSFSFESELIEAGIEIRHNTMGCNVPMYLTGVPCVPAGSMSGNMVMSMRPIPYDQVVKAVQISGAIPKVHGAPIHIGDPAAIGVRDIMHPEFGDPVEIHDGEVPVFWACGVTPQSIVMNSKPPFAITHAPGCMLITDTKNINLKE
- the accC gene encoding acetyl-CoA carboxylase biotin carboxylase subunit, with translation MFEKILIANRGEIAVRIIRACRAMGIKTVAVYSTADKHSLHVYLADESVCIGPPAARDSYLNIAAILAAARGTGAQAIHPGYGFLSENSTFAKLCRENDIVFIGPTPEVIDRMGNKSQARKTMMEAGVPVVPGTKDPVHHPDEALAIAREIGWPIMIKASSGGGGKGMRVSFDEHDFAEQFSIAQRESVSAFGDNTMYLERCVMNPRHVEVQIIADTYGTVVALGERDCSVQRNHQKMIEESPSPVLTDQVRAEMLDAAVRAAQAVGYTSAGTIEFLLDDQLNYYFMEMNTRIQVEHPVTEMVTGTDLVQEMVRVAAGDPLTFTQDDITYRGYAIECRINAEQPERGFLPSPGTISQMHLPGGNGVRVDTAAYDGYSVSPYYDSMIAKVIVHGRDRTEAIAKMRTALEEMVVVGVNTNLDFQYAIMENETFAAGLADTSFIERFLKGEV
- the accB gene encoding acetyl-CoA carboxylase biotin carboxyl carrier protein; protein product: MDTKAIEDLIAIMDKAELTALRVTDGETKIELERNHGSLSSTALPLMADRVSALLAGKTESHEAAAVEDTDESSILVRSPMVGMFYVAPSPDEDPFVKVGQEVLSGQTLAIVEAMKMMNEITTPAPGVVVEVLAANGTQVEYDQPLFRIATATSEHA